Part of the Carassius auratus strain Wakin chromosome 8, ASM336829v1, whole genome shotgun sequence genome is shown below.
CCTCAGTGGACTTTATAAACTTGTACAAGTTGTTTTACTAAAGTAATAAACTAACAGTGTTAGTGTCAAACACAAATCTATTTTAAAGACAGTTTTCCTGTAATCAGCAGTGGTGCCTTATTATCGTGATTTTCTGACTGATgtaaaataaacctgtttgtACAGATGGAATTTTACTTATGACTAAATCATtgtttataaatgcttcagtagaaattttatttttcttactgtaCTGTACACATCATAAAGCTGTTGCATTACAAGCATATTCGGTCATATAACTGGCCCATTTAAAATAGCAACAATCACACTGTTTACATAGAAAATTTACATGTACACTAAACCATAAtagtacaataacaataaaagtatAGTCTGAAATGCAAAGTCGTGGTCCTGATCCTCTAAGGTTTGTACATGCCATGGAGAGTGACAGGAATCATGACATCAACCTCTGCACGTGCTATTTCTGTCAGGTCGGTGGCATTGAGTATGAGGAGGAATGCTGGCCTCTGGGTGACTCCTGGTTTCACTACAATACTCAGAAGAACACCTGAGAAAACCAGAATAAAAACCTCATTATTTTGGGATAATAAAAAGATTCATAATATATGTTCTGTTTAGTAACAGACGTGGAATACCATCATCTTCATCTTTAGCATCAGGGCTTTGCACAAACAGTGGTTCGGATGGATAGGCTCCTGGCTCCTGCCATATCCATGTTTCTTTGCTTTTCACATTCAACTTGCAAATCTAAACCCCCACAAAAACGAAACCAATCACACATGCAGCAAATGCTGAACATGGAAAATGTTTTCAGTATCATGTCACACCCACCCGGTCTGGAACGAAGTGGTTTAGTCCAAGTCCATAAGCGAAGGTGTAATTTTTCCCACAGTATTTTTTGTAGTTGATCTGAGGAAACTCAAaagctgaaacacaaacacaacccaAAGAGGAAAATTCtttcaatctctttttttttttaaatctgacttTTATTCAGTTATAAAATCTATAATTTCTCAGCTGTAATAATGACCGTTTCCAAATATGGAAGGTGTTGACTATTTACCTTGACGCGGTCCAGAGAAAAGAACCTCAGGTTCAAGCCAAACAGTTCCATCACTGCACATGACAGCAGTGGCTGTGGTGTATGGAAGAGAAACCAAATTCTTCCCCTGCTCTTCCTGCAAAAACAACAAAGGAATGACTGCTGTACAAAGGAAGCACTTTTGCACTGGAAAGACAGAAACTAACTGAATTCAATCTAATAGCAGGATCGTGATAACTCTTACCCTGTGAATGTCCAGTGGAAGCACGTATCGCCGCACCTCGGGCTGTGGAGCTCTCATAGCTGCTTTTTTGACTTCCTCCCAGTTTTGCCTCACGTTTGCCAAATATAGATAATTATACACAAAATCATGCCTGCCATTCAAAGAAAGGAGACCACAGATGATCACCATGGTCTATTTTTGAGCTCTCTTCTGGCCATGTTTACTGTCATTATCAAATGCATGTGTTTTGTTAGTTGGTCTGTTATTTGGCCATTTTGAGATATTAGCtaattcttcaataaatatattttaaaaaaacaagcAGTCTTACCCCTTCCAAGTGCAAAGGTCAACAACAATAAAGCCTTGGTCCTCATAACAGTTAATGTGATGGAAAAGATTAAAGGCAGATGTTCTGAATTTGTGGTCAATGTATTCTCCAGGATTCTTGGTTGCAAGATGAAACCATGTCTGGGAATGCAACCAAATGACGAGGTTGAGTTACCGCACAAAATACCCAGagcatttttgttgttattgttttcgTTTTTCAAACATATAATTAACATTTCCAGCATCATATAATGCCAGTAAGCTCTGACTTACACCCATTTTGTCATTAGACTCAAAGCAGTCCATGTAATTTGTCCCTCTGATACTCCAGGAAGTCAGAAATTTCAGCAGATTGATCTTCACTGGAGTCTCAACAAACACAAAGTAGTTCTCTGTCATGCCaaagctaaaaaaatatatataatttattaaaatttatttttaattatgaagaatttattattattatgtcatatCAAATATCATATATTATCAACCTATGGACGTAGGATGGTTTGAATCGCTCACTGCTTGGAAACTGCACCAAAACCTTTGACTTCTCAATTGGATCGGATttatctgattaaataaatgattaaggAAAAGTTAAACACCTCCACAGAATGCATTTCTAAGATCCTTTTAGGCCAACAAAGCAATGTACCAACCTTCTTGTGTTGGAGGGATCTTGACGATGTTGTAGGCCAGTGACATGTTCTTCCCAAAGCAGTTTCCAATGTTATATACAGTACCGTCTGGTTCAGTATGTGGATGTGCTGTCACACCATTGACTGAGAGATAATTGCAAAGGTCCACCTATGGGAAGTAGAGATGTTAAACGAACAGTTGAAAAATTCGAATTTGATGAAAATGAACTTACACTCAGGCCttccaaaatgtagatgatttGTTTCTTTATAGGAAcatatttgaagaaatttagcattggatcctctgcagtgaatgggtgccgtcagaatgtccaaacagctgataaaaactgcaTGATAATCTATTAGTAATCagcattgactatttttattggactggagtcatgtggattacttgtggattgttgtgatgtttttgtcagctgcttgaactctcattctgacggcacccattcactgcagaggatccattagtgagcaagtgatttaacaaatctgttctgatgaagaaacaaactcagctacatcatggatggcctgagggtgaattaattttcagaaaatgcttatttttgggt
Proteins encoded:
- the LOC113107075 gene encoding retinal Mueller cells isomerohydrolase → MVSRLEHPAGGYKKIFESCEELAEPIPAHVSGKIPNWLTGSLLRVGPGLFEIGDEPFYHLFDGQALMHKFDLKDGHVTYYRRFMRTDAYVRAMTEKRIVITEFGTAAYPDPCKNIFSRFFTYFQGIEVTDNCLVNIYPIGEDYYACTETNYITKVDPDTLETIKKVDLCNYLSVNGVTAHPHTEPDGTVYNIGNCFGKNMSLAYNIVKIPPTQEDKSDPIEKSKVLVQFPSSERFKPSYVHSFGMTENYFVFVETPVKINLLKFLTSWSIRGTNYMDCFESNDKMGTWFHLATKNPGEYIDHKFRTSAFNLFHHINCYEDQGFIVVDLCTWKGHDFVYNYLYLANVRQNWEEVKKAAMRAPQPEVRRYVLPLDIHREEQGKNLVSLPYTTATAVMCSDGTVWLEPEVLFSGPRQAFEFPQINYKKYCGKNYTFAYGLGLNHFVPDRICKLNVKSKETWIWQEPGAYPSEPLFVQSPDAKDEDDGVLLSIVVKPGVTQRPAFLLILNATDLTEIARAEVDVMIPVTLHGMYKP